One region of Fusarium oxysporum f. sp. lycopersici 4287 chromosome 14, whole genome shotgun sequence genomic DNA includes:
- a CDS encoding hypothetical protein (At least one base has a quality score < 10) produces MALVRVVIEKMKNRHPTSRTSSLRIISSTFGPVPARLPQLTPTEESLIARVHVHVNIMLVRGQQYKYRGHVVHFLREVGLVYNQLPLLPQELNIVLLRPANTSSHAILSRQFTRQFRVRRQPVVIWLDYLRRHHPGYRCVVIDEERLNQLPQDGNVLDAIPQSQVEAADVGPEEDQEAEPDLEDEAAVPDMLAKDTELDALRSILAGESEADSELSTSFQAQAQHELQLPNIRHTPINEFNRSHALLSLAFPCLFPDGRADFVEPRLRSIDYKDYVEHAMRWHDGRFARHPTFRFVAFNTLMRSQARSRSRFFVKQHDGRQQPLTREQLIQALEHSEDPEAQALINSITRHAVSIRGTRPFWNKKRQDLEAYAYNLGCPGAFITFSPADLHWRSLYQHMPQYDDWLAATEPERMALSRRLLRQNPHIAAFHFYRRYTLFRDIVLSKKFSITDYWDRYEWQGRGSPHNHGLYWMDNCPGADMEDEAARDVFARTWGFHVTAINPEPSRTMPQGEGNPLSVDPLSIEMTFLRLSQIVNRCQRHKCNTTYCLRVRKRTGDLARDMEGAAADIEAANVANPERECRFDFPRALRELAAVIRKEGRSYYVFEAARNDSLMNNFNPAIILGWLANIDISPCTSLQAVITYAAKYCSKSEKKTESFARLADQVLPHTSHVQPLLSFSSRLMNKLIAERDYSAQEISHLLLNIPLQEGTRMVVTVDCRRWSDRHVRIVWTEMSTRPSAATGNI; encoded by the coding sequence ATGGCATTGGTGCGCGTTGTTATCgaaaagatgaagaatcGCCACCCGACGAGCCGTACTTCTTCTCTGCGGATAATCAGCTCGACCTTTGGCCCTGTACCGGCCCGGTTGCCCCAGCTTACGCCTACCGAAGAGTCTTTGATTGCTCGTGTTCACGTCCACGTGAACATTATGCTTGTGCGAGGGCAGCAGTACAAGTATCGGGGGCACGTAGTTCACTTTCTCCGTGAGGTTGGCTTAGTGTACAACCAGCTCCCGCTTCTGCCGCAGGAGTTGAACATTGTATTACTACGTCCTGCCAATACGTCGTCCCACGCAATTCTTAGTCGGCAATTCACCCGCCAGTTCCGTGTCCGCCGCCAGCCGGTTGTCATATGGCTAGACTACCTCCGGCGCCATCATCCTGGGTATCGATGCGTCGTCATCGACGAAGAGAGGCTAAATCAATTGCCCCAAGATGGCAATGTCCTGGATGCCATCCCCCAGAGTCAGGTGGAGGCTGCGGATGTTGGACCCGAGGAAGATCAGGAGGCAGAGCCTGACCTGGAGGACGAGGCTGCAGTGCCAGACATGTTGGCAAAGGACACGGAGCTCGATGCTCTGCGGTCTATTCTCGCCGGAGAGTCGGAAGCTGATTCAGAGCTTTCCACAAGCTTCCAGGCGCAGGCGCAACACGAGCTGCAGCTCCCGAATATACGACACACACCCATTAATGAGTTCAATCGCTCTCATGCCCTACTCTCCTTGGCGTTTCCCTGCCTCTTTCCTGACGGTAGAGCCGACTTTGTTGAACCTCGATTGCGCTCCATTGATTACAAGGATTACGTCGAGCACGCGATGCGCTGGCACGACGGGCGTTTTGCACGCCACCCGACCTTCCGCTTCGTCGCCTTCAACACGCTAATGCGGTCACAAGCACGTTCGCGGTCCAGATTCTTCGTGAAGCAACATGATGGGAGACAGCAGCCGCTGACGCGAGAGCAACTTATTCAGGCGCTGGAACACAGCGAGGACCCCGAGGCGCAGGCGCTGATCAACTCGATCACAAGGCATGCGGTGTCTATTCGCGGTACGCGTCCATTCTGGAACAAAAAGAGGCAGGACCTCGAGGCCTATGCCTATAACCTTGGTTGTCCTGGTGCATTCATCACGTTTAGCCCGGCAGATTTACACTGGCGGAGTCTCTACCAGCACATGCCCCAGTATGACGACTGGCTAGCCGCCACCGAGCCGGAGAGGATGGCTCTATCGCGCCGCCTATTGCGGCAGAACCCTCACATTGCTGCTTTCCACTTCTACCGCCGATACACCCTCTTTCGGGATATCGTGCTAAGTAAGAAGTTCAGCATCACAGATTACTGGGATCGGTACGAATGGCAAGGCCGTGGTAGCCCACACAACCACGGCCTGTACTGGATGGATAATTGTCCAGGGGCCGACATGGAGGACGAAGCGGCTCGTGATGTATTTGCACGCACATGGGGATTCCACGTCACTGCCATTAACCCTGAGCCGAGTAGGACTATGCCTCAGGGTGAGGGTAATCCCCTGAGCGTGGATCCCCTGAGCATAGAGATGACATTCCTGCGGCTCTCACAAATCGTCAACCGCTGCCAGCGCCACAAGTGCAATACCACGTACTGCTTGCGCGTGAGGAAGAGAACCGGTGATCTGGCGAGGGACATGGAAGGTGCCGCTGCGGATATCGAGGCGGCAAACGTTGCCAATCCAGAGAGGGAGTGTCGTTTTGACTTCCCTCGTGCCTTGCGGGAGCTGGCCGCAGTGATCAGGAAGGAAGGCAGGTCGTACTATGTCTTTGAGGCGGCCCGGAATGACAGCCTCATGAATAACTTCAATCCTGCGATTATCCTAGGCTGGCTAGCCAATATCGACATATCTCCTTGCACCAGCTTACAGGCGGTTATTACGTACGCTGCGAAGTATTGCAGTAAAtctgagaagaagaccgagTCTTTCGCCAGGCTTGCAGACCAGGTCTTGCCTCACACATCGCACGTTCAGCCCCTGttgtccttctcctctcgCCTGATGAACAAGCTGATTGCCGAGAGAGATTACTCGGCGCAGGAGATTTCCCATCTGCTGCTTAACATTCCGCTGCAAGAAGGCACCCGTATGGTTGTCACCGTGGACTGCCGTCGTTGGAGCGACAGGCACGTTCGTATCGTGTGGACGGAGATGTCAACGAGGCCATCGGCAGCTACAGGAAATATCTAG